Genomic segment of Candidatus Stygibacter australis:
ACAAATTTTGCTGCTTTTTCAATAGCATAAGAAAGAGATTTGTTTTGCATCAAACATCCTGTCACGACGCTTGTAAAAGCGTCACCAGTTCCTGGAAAACCGCCAGGGATATATTCGCAAGACATTTTCCAGTATTCTTTGGCAGGCCTGTCATAAGCAAAAACGCAGGTTTTAGTTTCATCATCATAATCCGGTACGCTGGTAATGATCACGATTTGAGGTCCCAGGTCAGAAAGCTTATGCAGCCATTCTATCACAATATCCCTATCTAATTTCTGCCCGATTTTCTCATCTAATAAAAAAGCAGCTTCCGTCAGATTGGGAGTGATCACATGAGCACTTTTTATCAGTTCCTGCATTGATGTGATGATCTCAGTTGAAAACACAGAATACAATTCCCCATTATCACCCATCACAGGATCGATCACTATCAGGCAATCCCTGGCAGCAGTTTTCTTGATCAAATTCTGCATGATCTTCACCTGCTGCGGAGACCCCAGAAAACCACTGTAAACAGCGTCAAATCTCAAGTCGAGAGATTGCCAGTGATCTATCACCTCATCCATAAATCCGGTGAGATCATGCAGTCTCGTCTGAGGGAACTCACTAATAGCAGAAAGCACTGCTGTGGGTAGAGGACACACCTGGATACCCATAGTGGAAAGTATCGGTATCACTGCTGTTAGTGAAGCTTTACCAAATCCGGAAATATCATGG
This window contains:
- a CDS encoding pyridoxamine kinase; the protein is MKEIKRVVAVHDISGFGKASLTAVIPILSTMGIQVCPLPTAVLSAISEFPQTRLHDLTGFMDEVIDHWQSLDLRFDAVYSGFLGSPQQVKIMQNLIKKTAARDCLIVIDPVMGDNGELYSVFSTEIITSMQELIKSAHVITPNLTEAAFLLDEKIGQKLDRDIVIEWLHKLSDLGPQIVIITSVPDYDDETKTCVFAYDRPAKEYWKMSCEYIPGGFPGTGDAFTSVVTGCLMQNKSLSYAIEKAAKFVYKAIEFSLDYLTDKRQGIYLEPVLPELLKPLGNQRIQKLEW